The following are from one region of the Chitinivibrionales bacterium genome:
- a CDS encoding type II toxin-antitoxin system VapC family toxin, whose amino-acid sequence MAKYLLDTNVLVHYVRGSTLALLVDNQYGPSVPPNYTVVSIVSIGEMYSLAVCRKWGEQRKDILKKLLRSIPAVDINNSSILAQFAEIDAYRLGKHPEKQLPPGQSARAIGDNDLWIASTASVLKATLLTTDKDFLIFDKVFLDVIYLDPEKYKEKQ is encoded by the coding sequence ATGGCCAAATACCTTCTTGACACGAATGTTTTGGTTCATTACGTGCGCGGATCAACACTTGCTCTGCTTGTCGATAACCAATATGGTCCGTCGGTGCCTCCGAATTACACGGTTGTTTCGATCGTATCGATAGGGGAAATGTACTCTCTTGCCGTGTGTCGAAAATGGGGTGAACAGAGAAAAGATATCTTGAAGAAACTTCTAAGATCTATCCCTGCCGTTGATATCAATAATTCATCAATTTTGGCTCAGTTCGCGGAGATTGATGCGTATCGACTGGGTAAACATCCTGAAAAGCAGCTTCCTCCCGGACAATCCGCCAGAGCCATTGGCGACAACGATCTTTGGATTGCCTCCACCGCGTCAGTCCTCAAAGCGACATTGTTGACTACTGACAAGGATTTTCTGATTTTCGATAAAGTCTTCCTCGATGTCATCTATCTTGATCCTGAGAAATACAAAGAAAAACAGTAG